A region of Pseudomonas cavernicola DNA encodes the following proteins:
- a CDS encoding PsiF family protein — translation MNMVRIPVLALVLLVSPQVFAATAQQEKMTSCNAEATSKTLKGDERQAFMSTCLKAGSTPAAATATTPQERMKSCNADAASKALKGDPRKTFMSECLKKK, via the coding sequence ATGAATATGGTTCGTATCCCTGTGCTGGCGCTGGTTTTGCTGGTTTCCCCTCAGGTTTTTGCCGCTACCGCTCAGCAAGAGAAGATGACGTCGTGCAATGCCGAGGCCACCAGCAAGACGCTCAAGGGCGATGAGCGCCAAGCCTTTATGAGCACCTGCCTGAAAGCTGGTAGTACCCCGGCAGCGGCAACAGCAACCACCCCGCAAGAAAGAATGAAGTCGTGCAATGCCGATGCCGCCAGCAAAGCGCTCAAGGGCGATCCACGTAAGACCTTCATGAGCGAGTGCTTGAAGAAGAAATAA
- a CDS encoding GreA/GreB family elongation factor — protein MNKQRIHQLIIDKLVADLQIAQGALQTAYEAATHEENIAENKYDTLGLEAGYLAHGQAKRVAEIEQALTAYRQLLLRAFDPSNGIQLTALVRLELESGAQRLLFLGPDAAGLKIVDAGQEVMVITPRSPMGQSLLGKARGALVDISVANQRQEFEVLEVV, from the coding sequence ATGAATAAACAACGTATCCATCAGCTGATTATCGACAAGCTCGTAGCCGACTTACAGATCGCGCAGGGTGCGCTGCAAACTGCCTATGAGGCGGCGACCCACGAGGAGAATATTGCCGAAAATAAATATGACACCCTCGGCCTGGAGGCCGGCTATTTGGCGCACGGCCAAGCGAAGCGGGTGGCCGAAATTGAGCAGGCGTTAACGGCTTATCGGCAGTTGCTGCTGCGGGCCTTCGATCCGTCGAACGGTATTCAACTGACCGCGTTGGTGCGGCTCGAGCTGGAAAGTGGCGCGCAACGCTTGCTGTTTCTCGGCCCGGATGCCGCTGGTTTGAAGATCGTGGATGCCGGCCAGGAAGTCATGGTCATCACCCCGCGCTCACCCATGGGCCAGAGCCTGCTGGGTAAGGCGCGGGGCGCGCTGGTAGACATCAGCGTGGCCAATCAGCGGCAGGAATTTGAAGTGCTGGAAGTCGTTTGA